The Oryzias melastigma strain HK-1 linkage group LG13, ASM292280v2, whole genome shotgun sequence genome window below encodes:
- the sertad3 gene encoding SERTA domain-containing protein 3, whose amino-acid sequence MILKGQKRKLPQEDLEVADSGGPVWERQRQFVFSVSLNKYQRSQELPEPSLRRSVLIANTLRQMSLEGCREPPADMEVPETPPSAEQEYFPHEASAVNEAESVSLSLLTCPAGGVPSSSREFPMSVEDDEDWESADSDVSLSAAISSILTALDSTIDGNSPRTPLRSLENLSGSSEVASVKLGVRGHGVSWQQADQRARDGGLSDVTVEDLFQDIDTCLLERDMGGLGLGGHQAGDDLLRYLPPFSLNPNLKCLPSFSSFSPLPAGFPPAAPSSMSAPSQSRETFELDNLMEILVES is encoded by the coding sequence ATGATTCTGAAGGGGCAGAAGCGGAAGCTCCCGCAGGAGGACCTGGAGGTGGCGGACAGCGGCGGTCCGGTGTGGGAGCGCCAGCGGCAGTTCGTCTTCTCCGTGTCTCTGAACAAGTACCAGCGCAGCCAGGAGCTGCCCGAGCCCAGCCTTCGCCGCTCCGTTCTGATCGCCAACACTCTGCGACAAATGAGTCTGGAGGGGTGTCGGGAGCCCCCCGCGGACATGGAGGTGCCCGAGACGCCCCCGTCCGCGGAGCAGGAATATTTCCCACATGAAGCCTCTGCCGTAAATGAAGCTGAAAGCGTCTCCTTAAGCCTTCTGACGTGTCCTGCCGGCGGCGTTCCCAGCAGTTCCAGGGAATTCCCAATGAGTGTTGAAGACGATGAAGACTGGGAGTCCGCAGACTCGGACGTCTCACTCTCCGCTGCCATTTCCTCCATCCTCACCGCCCTCGACTCCACCATCGATGGGAACTCTCCGCGGACGCCTCTCCGGTCTCTGGAGAACCTGTCGGGCTCCTCTGAAGTGGCGTCAGTGAAGCTGGGAGTCAGAGGTCACGGCGTCAGCTGGCAGCAGGCGGACCAAAGGGCTCGGGACGGCGGGCTGAGCGACGTCACCGTGGAGGACCTGTTCCAGGACATAGACACCTGCCTTCTGGAGCGGGACATGGGGGGGCTCGGCCTCGGCGGGCACCAGGCCGGGGACGACCTCCTCCGGTACCTGCCGCCCTTCTCCCTGAACCCCAACCTGAAATGTCTGCCGTcgttctcctccttcagcccgCTCCCCGCCGGCTTCCCTCCGGCGGCGCCGTCCTCCATGTCTGCCCCGAGTCAGAGCAGAGAAACCTTCGAGCTGGATAATCTGATGGAGATCCTGGTGGAGTCCTGA
- the kcnk6 gene encoding potassium channel subfamily K member 6 yields the protein MQSVSRSWLLLSGFVLFYVIYLLFGALVFSSIERPVEERLRHDMQVLTQEFLNRSCVNAASLELFLLKVLRANKYGVSVIGNSSGATNWDLTSSMFFANTLVTTVGYGHTSPLSDAGKAFSIFYALLGVPFTMLVLTACVQRLMYPLVIAPVGALQSSGLNPRPATTIHFVVLLVLVLLGFFLAPAAVFSTLEASWTFLDGIYFCFISLCTIGLGDFVPATQPGLKHRGLYQISVMVYLFLGLMMMYLLLSFFHKMADLHGLTTLLQLPRCDDSDLEDDREPIVADQPKGPPLKDKAASKPLDPSSQATYNSISKG from the exons ATGCAGTCCGTCAGCAGGTCGTGGCTGCTGCTCTCCGGCTTCGTGCTCTTCTACGTCATCTACCTGCTGTTCGGCGCGCTGGTGTTCTCCAGCATCGAGCGGCCGGTGGAGGAGCGGCTGCGCCACGACATGCAGGTCCTGACGCAGGAGTTCCTCAACCGCAGCTGCGTCAACGCCGCGTCCCTCGAGCTCTTTCTGCTCAAGGTGCTGCGGGCCAACAAGTACGGCGTGTCCGTCATCGGGAACTCCTCCGGAGCCACAAACTGGGACCTGACATCCTCTATGTTCTTCGCCAACACCCTGGTCACCACAGTGG GTTATGGTCACACTTCTCCTCTGTCTGACGCTGGTAAAGCCTTCTCCATCTTCTACGCCTTGCTGGGAGTTCCCTTCACCATGCTGGTGCTGACCGCCTGCGTGCAGAGGCTCATGTACCCGCTGGTCATCGCCCCGGTTGGCGCTCTGCAGAGCTCGGGTTTGAACCCTCGCCCGGCGACTACCATCCACTTCGTGGTGCTGCTGGTTCTGGTGCTTCTGGGCTTCTTTTTGGCGCCGGCGGCCGTGTTTAGTACGCTGGAAGCCTCGTGGACGTTCTTGGACGGCATctacttctgcttcatctcgCTGTGCACCATCGGACTGGGGGATTTTGTACCGGCGACGCAGCCGGGCCTCAAGCACAGGGGGCTGTACCAAATCTCTGTGATGG TCTACCTCTTCCTGGGTCTGATGATGATGTACCTCCTGCTGAGCTTCTTCCACAAGATGGCCGACCTGCACGGCCTCACCACCTTGCTGCAGCTGCCGCGCTGCGACGACTCCGACCTGGAGGACGACAGGGAGCCCATTGTGGCGGACCAACCCAAAGGCCCTCCGCTAAAAGACAAAGCCGCCAGCAAACCTCTGGACCCGTCCTCCCAGGCGACGTACAACAGCATCTCCAAGGGCTGA